Part of the Desulfovibrio sp. UCD-KL4C genome is shown below.
TACTTGCCGCCATCCTTGTAATGTCTATTCTACGCAAGCAGAAAACTTCATCCTCCGCATTCGCATGGCTGATGGTTATCTTTTTCGCTCCATATATCGGAGTCCCCCTCTACCTTGCGTTAGGCGGACGGAAACTTAAACGCGACGCTCATACCAAAGAAAATATCCACCTTGTCGGCCAAGATACCATCCCATTAGAAGAAGCGGACCCTATTGATGCACTCCTGCGCGAATATGGTATTCCAGGAGCAACATGTGGTAATGAAGTTAGCCTTTGTCAGGACGGAACCCAGACATATAATGAACTGATCAAACTTATTGAAACAGCCGAGCATCAGATTCTCATCACAACTTTTATTCTTTCACGAGATGAAATAGGGAAAGCTATTGTTGAAAAACTAGCAAAAAAAGCTGCCCGCGGTGTTACTGTCAGATTACTGCTCGATGACATAGGCTCACTCTTTACTTCCAGAAGGTTTCTCGCCCCTCTGCTTAAAAATGGTGGCAAGGTAGCCTACTTCATGCCTCTTTTAAGAGCCCCTTTTCATGGTCGAACCAATCTGCGCAACCACCGCAAAATAGCTATTGCAGACCAAAAATTAGTTCTCGCAGGAGGGACTAATATTGCCAAGGAATATATCGGTCCCACTCCTTTTGAAGATCGCTGGCTTGATCTTTCCTTTGTTTTGAAAGGATCGGCTGTACGCCATTATTTAGAAGTATTTCAGTCCGACTGGGAATTTGCTTCTGGTGAAACAGTAAATATCA
Proteins encoded:
- a CDS encoding phospholipase D-like domain-containing protein — protein: MEWNLLLGHLAVVCGFLLAAILVMSILRKQKTSSSAFAWLMVIFFAPYIGVPLYLALGGRKLKRDAHTKENIHLVGQDTIPLEEADPIDALLREYGIPGATCGNEVSLCQDGTQTYNELIKLIETAEHQILITTFILSRDEIGKAIVEKLAKKAARGVTVRLLLDDIGSLFTSRRFLAPLLKNGGKVAYFMPLLRAPFHGRTNLRNHRKIAIADQKLVLAGGTNIAKEYIGPTPFEDRWLDLSFVLKGSAVRHYLEVFQSDWEFASGETVNIIPPCMKSPQISGKGVVQVVPSGPDVPKDPVHDALLTAAYTAEKRLWIVTPYYVPDEALAQALRLAAQRGVDLRVLVPEKSNHKLADLARGTHLRELAECGGKVIKYPHMVHAKVIVADDRLAVVGSANMDMRSLFLNYEIVMFSYSKAEIKPVHDWVEKLMSAGKLGVQKVGPVRDTAEGVARLIAPLL